A window of Oncorhynchus nerka isolate Pitt River linkage group LG4, Oner_Uvic_2.0, whole genome shotgun sequence contains these coding sequences:
- the LOC115128660 gene encoding oxysterol-binding protein-related protein 3-like — protein sequence MLSNRKMTSVSPTHSDGSASSSKHDNHQDSWEIIEGLKGNPGNIQEPEKQEGFLLKRRKWPMKGWQKRYFLLEKGILKYSKRGADKGKLHGCIDVGLSVMSIKKKTKAIDLDTNDNIYHLKVKSDKSQEMKSQQLFDDWVSKLRHHRVFRQNEIAMYPHERLLFHPSSHLSPNPTDSMRQRHSSLAKQASVVQQAKVSAWLHSSEDMDKCCRDLEECESYLLELNLLLKSMEVLHRTYSAPAISLMASTYDIPKKEKRGPRKWRSKNCNKDTKKDIIATLQVPGCVSPPASPHLHTSHPNLSTAEANIQEAFAFLDSPDSPTDANRLQEDFCRLANNIHSTLRSAYSSLSAERDRVRHTIDLKAPPPAQVMGLKADYGSDLPDGSRPLVHQVSNESRASIPESMSEFFDAQEYQLTSSSSENEASDDDSYISDVSDSVSMDNGYSNERGSERHDSAGSGGSGVQVARRRTTLPSPQPSSSSVSLWNILKNNIGKDLSKVAMPVQLNEPLNTLQRLCEEVEYSELLDTANHTQDPYQRMVYVATFAVSAYASSYHRAGSKPFNPVLGETYECDRPDKGFRFIAEQVSHHPPVSACHCDSNNFTFWQDVQWKNKFWGKSMEIVRIGTTHVTLPAFGDHYEWNKVTSCIHNILSGQRWIEHYGEMSIKNTSSDACQCKVTFVKARSWSSTVNEIEGMVTDTGGRVIHTFFGKWHEGVYQGVPPSAICIWRANPMPVDQDQYYGFTQFAVELNELDAALKPLLPPTDTRFRLDQRCLEEGNIEGAEEQKRRIEELQRGRRKVLEENNVTHKPRFFKKSKDDTWLSSNIYWEQRKNPRFSREDFPVLW from the exons ATGCTAAGTAACAGGAAGATGACATCAGTGTCCCCTACCCACAGTGACGGCAGCGCCAGCTCGTCCAAACATGACAaccatcag gacagCTGGGAGATCATCGAGGGCCTGAAGGGTAACCCTGGCAACATCCAGGAGCCAGAGAAACAGGAGGGCTTCCTGCTCAAGAGGAGGAAATGGCCCATGAAAGGATGGCAAAAG AGATACTTCTTGCTGGAGAAAGGCATTCTGAAGTACTCAAAGCGTGGAGCTGAT AAGGGCAAGCTGCATGGCTGCATTGATGTGGGGCTGTCTGTCATGTCAATCAAGAAGAAAACCAAGGCCATAGATCTGGACACCAACGACAACATTTATCACCTCAAG GTGAAGTCTGACAAGTCTCAGGAAATGAAGTCACAGCAGCTGTTTGATGATTGGGTGTCGAAGCTGCGACATCACCGCGTCTTCCGTCAAAACGAGATTGCGATGTACCCCCACGAGAGGCTTCTGTTCCACCCctcctcacacctctctcccaaCCCCACTGACTCCATGCGACAG CGCCACTCCAGTCTAGCTAAGCAGGCGTCAGTTGTCCAGCAGGCTAAGGTCAGTGCCTGGCTCCACTCCTCCGAAGACATGGACAAGTGCTGCAGAG ATTTAGAGGAGTGTGAGTCTTACCTGTTGGAACTCAACCTGTTACTGAAGAGTATGGAGGTTCTCCACCGCACTTACTCTGCCCCCGCCATCAGCCTCATG GCCTCAACATACGACATCCCCAAGAAGGAGAAGAGGGGTCCCAGGAAGTGGCGTTCAAAAAATTGCAACAAAGATACCAAAAAAGATATCATAGCCACACTACAG GTTCCTGGCTGTGTCTCCCCAcctgcctctcctcatctccatACCTCCCACCCAAACCTCTCTACTGCTGAAGCCAACATCCAGGAGGCCTTTGCTTTCCTGGACTCCCCAGACTCACCTACTGATGCCAACCGCCTCCAGGAGGACTTCTGCAGGCTCGCTAACAACA ttCACTCCACTCTGCGGTCAGCCTATAGTTCTCtgtcagcagagagagacagagtgagacacactATTGACCTGAAGGCCCCTCCTCCAGCACAGGTCATGGGCCTCAAGGCCGACTATGGCTCA GATCTCCCAGATGGATCCCGCCCCCTTGTCCACCAGGTGTCCAATGAGAGTCGAGCGTCCATCCCTGAGTCCATGTCCGAGTTCTTTGATGCTCAGGAGTACCAGCTGACCTCCAGCTCCTCTGAGAACGAG GCCTCTGATGATGACTCGTATATCAGCGACGTCAGTGACAGCGTTTCCATGGACAACGGCTACAGCAatgagagaggaagcgagagacaTGACTCAG cagGCTCAGGAGGAAGTGGTGTTCAGGTGGCCCGCAGGCGgactaccctcccctcccctcagcccagcagcagcagtgtcaGTCTATGGAACATCCTCAAGAACAACATAGGGAAGGACCTGTCCAAGGTAGCCATGCCTGTTCAGCTCAACGAGCCTCTCAACACACTGCAGAGGCTGTGTGAGGAGGTGGAGTACTCTGAGCTGCTGGATACAGCGAACCACACACAGGACCCGTACCAGAGAATG GTGTATGTGGCGACGTTTGCGGTGTCTGCGTACGCCTCCAGTTACCACCGGGCAGGAAGTAAACCCTTTAACCCCGTCCTAGGAGAGACCTACGAGTGTGACAGACCTGACAAGGGCTTCCGGTTCATAGCAGAACAG GTGAGCCATCACCCACCTGTGTCAGCATGTCACTGTGACTCTAACAACTTCACTTTTTGGCAAG atgtCCAGTGGAAGAATAAGTTCTGGGGGAAATCCATGGAGATTGTCCGCATTGGAACCACTCATGTGACCCTGCCAGC GTTTGGGGACCACTATGAGTGGAACAAGGTAACTTCCTGCATCCACAACATCCTGAGTGGCCAGCGCTGGATAGAACACTACGGAGAGATGTCAATCAAAAACACCAGCAGTGACGCCTGCCAGTGTAAAGTGACTTTCGTCAAG GCGAGATCTTGGAGCTCAACAGTTAACGAGATAGAGGGCATGGTCACGGACACAGGGGGGCGTGTCATCCACACCTTCTTTGGCAAATGGCACGAGGGCGTGTACCAAGGAGTCCCACCTTCTGCTATCTGCATCTGGAGAGCAA accccATGCCTGTGGACCAGGACCAGTACTATGGCTTCACTCAGTTTGCTGTAGAGCTGAATGAGCTCGACGCTGCCCTGAAGCCCCTCCTACCCCCCACAGACACACGCTTCCGTCTCGACCAGAG GTGTTTGGAAGAAGGGAACATTGAGGGGGCTGAGGAGCAGAAACGGAGGATAGAGGAGctccagagggggaggaggaaagtCCTGGAGGAGAACAATGTGACACACAAACCACGCTTCTTCAA GAAATCAAAGGATGACACGTGGCTGAGCTCTAATATATACTGGGAGCAGCGGAAGAACCCCAGGTTCAGCAGAGAGGACTTCCCTGTGCTGTGGTGA